One region of Syntrophobacter fumaroxidans MPOB genomic DNA includes:
- the serC gene encoding 3-phosphoserine/phosphohydroxythreonine transaminase: MAKRIYNFNAGPAVLPLPVLEEMQREMLDFHGSGMSILEVSHRSKWFEDVLDEAIVRIKRLLKLDDTYQVLFLQGGASLQFCMVPMNLALPGKPVSYVETDMWSTKAIQEARIQGKEVEVAASSGDREFTYIPGQVKVRPDSAYLHITSNNTIRGTQWHSFPDTGNIPLVSDMSSDIFSRVFDPKPFGLIYAGAQKNAGPAGVTLVIVREDMLKRVPKELPTMLKYTTFSEKKSMFNTPPCFAIYTVSLVTKWLEETVGGIARMEEQNRRKGETLYRYLDSQDYYRGTAEPDSRSLMNVTFRLPDAALDKFVKEATAAGLGGLKGHRSVGGCRASLYNATPLEGVEALVDFMKEFVRKNG; encoded by the coding sequence ATGGCGAAACGCATCTATAACTTCAACGCCGGTCCCGCCGTCCTGCCGCTACCCGTGCTCGAGGAAATGCAGCGCGAAATGTTGGATTTTCACGGCTCCGGCATGTCGATCCTGGAAGTCAGCCATCGTTCGAAATGGTTTGAAGACGTACTCGATGAAGCCATCGTTCGGATCAAGCGGCTTCTCAAGCTGGACGATACGTATCAGGTGCTTTTCCTGCAGGGCGGGGCCAGCTTGCAGTTCTGCATGGTCCCGATGAACTTGGCGCTGCCCGGGAAGCCGGTCTCCTATGTCGAGACCGATATGTGGTCCACCAAGGCCATCCAGGAAGCGCGTATCCAGGGCAAGGAAGTCGAGGTCGCCGCCAGCTCAGGAGACCGCGAGTTCACCTACATACCCGGGCAGGTGAAGGTCCGTCCCGATTCGGCCTACCTGCACATCACGTCCAACAACACCATCCGGGGGACGCAGTGGCACTCATTCCCCGATACCGGGAACATCCCGCTGGTGAGCGATATGTCCTCGGACATCTTCAGCCGGGTGTTCGATCCGAAGCCTTTCGGGCTCATCTACGCCGGAGCGCAGAAGAACGCCGGCCCGGCGGGCGTCACCCTCGTGATCGTGCGCGAGGACATGCTGAAGCGGGTTCCCAAAGAACTGCCGACCATGTTGAAGTACACCACGTTTTCGGAAAAGAAGTCCATGTTCAACACCCCGCCCTGCTTTGCCATTTACACGGTCAGCCTGGTGACGAAATGGCTCGAGGAGACCGTCGGGGGCATCGCCAGGATGGAAGAGCAAAATCGCCGGAAAGGCGAGACCCTCTACCGCTATCTCGACAGCCAGGACTATTACAGGGGGACGGCGGAACCCGATTCCCGGTCGCTGATGAACGTAACGTTCCGGCTGCCGGACGCCGCCCTGGACAAGTTCGTGAAGGAAGCCACCGCCGCGGGACTCGGCGGGCTGAAAGGGCACCGTTCGGTGGGAGGTTGCCGGGCGTCCCTGTACAATGCCACGCCCCTGGAAGGCGTGGAGGCGCTCGTGGACTTCATGAAGGAATTCGTGCGAAAGAACGGATAG
- a CDS encoding leucyl aminopeptidase — protein sequence MEIDWQIGPASEWRADALIFFGLEEATEPLPGFKRWLDQHGQWLSASPVLRDFQGKYQEVAVCYGPPEANIPRVVMAGLGTREKFDMERLQGSAAAALNRCRELRLARPAFCLRSFYGLPLMVDSALKEALIGGLTGLHRYEELKTRDIAPSAAPSRLVVLNEYETTPELRALPGAAAAAAAGIILARDLVSSPANRATPAFLADCARRLADRDGCRIEVIGLEKAESMGMGGFAAVARGSRQPACMIVLERFPEADRRESPIVFVGKGITFDTGGISLKPRDHLEEMKQDMAGAAAVLGAFETLGRLGSDRHVVGIMPCTENMPGGNAYKPGDVIRTMSGLTVEVISTDAEGRMVLCDALTYAMRYKPAAVFDIATLTAAVIIALGQRVAAVMANRDILAEAVVDIGAQVGERLWPLPLYDLYFDYLKSDVADFKNVGDRTAGSIVGGMFLKQFVPDTTPWAHLDIAGTAWTDKDLGTTPRGGTGFGVRTLTELALQWPDLGIR from the coding sequence ATGGAAATCGATTGGCAGATCGGTCCGGCTTCCGAATGGAGGGCGGACGCGCTCATTTTTTTCGGTCTCGAGGAAGCAACAGAACCCCTGCCCGGATTCAAGCGCTGGCTCGATCAGCACGGGCAGTGGCTGTCGGCCTCGCCGGTGCTCCGCGATTTTCAGGGGAAATACCAGGAAGTCGCGGTGTGCTACGGTCCGCCCGAAGCGAATATCCCCCGGGTCGTCATGGCCGGGCTGGGGACCAGGGAGAAATTCGACATGGAGCGGCTCCAGGGCAGCGCGGCCGCCGCGTTGAACCGGTGCCGCGAGCTGCGCCTCGCCCGCCCGGCCTTTTGCCTGCGTTCCTTTTACGGCCTCCCCCTGATGGTGGATTCGGCGCTCAAGGAGGCGCTCATCGGGGGGCTGACCGGTCTGCACCGCTACGAGGAGCTCAAGACCAGGGACATCGCGCCGAGCGCGGCTCCCTCACGCCTGGTGGTCCTGAACGAGTACGAAACCACGCCGGAGTTGCGTGCCTTGCCCGGTGCGGCTGCTGCCGCCGCGGCCGGGATTATCCTGGCGAGAGACCTCGTGTCCTCGCCCGCCAACCGGGCGACTCCGGCCTTCCTGGCCGACTGCGCGCGGCGCTTGGCCGACCGGGACGGCTGCCGGATCGAGGTCATCGGCCTGGAAAAGGCGGAGTCCATGGGAATGGGGGGCTTCGCCGCCGTCGCGCGGGGCAGCCGTCAACCGGCGTGCATGATCGTGCTGGAACGCTTTCCCGAAGCGGACCGGCGGGAGTCGCCCATTGTTTTCGTCGGCAAGGGGATCACTTTCGACACCGGCGGGATCTCGCTCAAGCCGCGGGACCACCTGGAAGAGATGAAGCAGGACATGGCCGGGGCGGCCGCCGTCCTTGGGGCCTTCGAAACCCTTGGCCGTCTGGGATCAGACCGGCATGTGGTGGGGATCATGCCGTGCACGGAGAACATGCCGGGGGGGAACGCTTACAAGCCCGGGGACGTGATCCGGACCATGTCGGGTCTGACCGTCGAGGTGATCAGCACCGACGCGGAAGGCAGGATGGTGCTCTGTGACGCGCTGACCTACGCGATGCGGTACAAACCCGCTGCCGTTTTCGACATCGCCACCCTCACGGCTGCCGTCATCATCGCTCTCGGTCAGCGGGTGGCCGCGGTCATGGCCAACCGGGACATCCTGGCCGAGGCCGTGGTCGATATCGGCGCCCAGGTCGGCGAACGGCTGTGGCCCCTCCCGCTCTACGACCTCTACTTCGATTACCTCAAGAGCGACGTGGCCGATTTCAAGAACGTCGGGGACCGCACGGCCGGGAGCATCGTCGGAGGCATGTTCCTGAAGCAGTTTGTGCCCGACACGACGCCCTGGGCACACCTGGACATCGCCGGGACCGCCTGGACCGACAAGGACCTGGGGACCACCCCGCGGGGCGGCACGGGCTTCGGCGTGCGAACCCTCACCGAACTGGCCCTCCAGTGGCCCGATCTCGGGATCCGATGA
- a CDS encoding MBL fold metallo-hydrolase produces the protein MECRITVLCENTVSAPGLLGEHGFAAFVEIPGDTVLFDTGQGYSLVHNALRLRKNLADASRLVLSHGHYDHTGGILALLGMRDGCDIVAHPDVFSERFWVMETDGREKAVSIGMPWPETYLSTRGARFRLERAFTEIAPNVFITGEVPRRTLFELGSPKFTVRAQKGFAMDPLLDDLSLVLKTSKGLVIVLGCAHAGVVNIMRHAVEKTGVSRIHAILGGTHLGLSPAPQFDPTIEAIKSADIGLLAVSHCTGQQPVARLASEFGERFAFGNVGFVIEV, from the coding sequence ATGGAATGCAGAATCACCGTCTTGTGCGAAAACACGGTGTCGGCCCCCGGACTGCTGGGCGAGCACGGTTTTGCCGCCTTTGTCGAAATTCCGGGCGACACCGTTCTGTTCGACACCGGGCAAGGTTACTCCCTGGTCCACAACGCTCTTAGGCTCAGGAAAAACCTGGCCGATGCTTCGCGGCTCGTGCTGAGCCACGGGCACTACGACCATACCGGAGGCATCCTCGCGCTCCTCGGCATGAGAGACGGCTGCGACATCGTCGCCCACCCGGATGTTTTCAGCGAGCGGTTCTGGGTCATGGAAACCGACGGTCGTGAAAAGGCGGTCTCCATCGGCATGCCCTGGCCGGAGACCTATCTTTCCACGCGCGGCGCCCGGTTCCGCCTCGAGCGGGCCTTCACCGAAATCGCGCCCAACGTCTTCATCACCGGGGAAGTCCCGCGCCGGACACTGTTCGAGCTCGGTTCCCCGAAATTCACCGTGCGCGCGCAAAAAGGCTTCGCCATGGATCCTTTGCTGGATGACCTTTCGCTGGTGCTGAAAACCTCGAAGGGCCTCGTGATCGTCCTGGGGTGCGCGCACGCGGGGGTGGTCAACATCATGCGGCACGCAGTGGAGAAGACCGGGGTATCGCGCATTCACGCAATCCTTGGCGGAACCCACCTCGGGCTTTCCCCCGCCCCCCAGTTCGACCCGACCATTGAAGCGATCAAGAGCGCCGACATCGGTCTTCTGGCGGTCAGCCACTGCACGGGGCAGCAGCCCGTGGCGCGCCTCGCCTCGGAATTCGGCGAGCGGTTCGCCTTCGGCAACGTGGGGTTCGTCATCGAGGTGTGA
- a CDS encoding HesA/MoeB/ThiF family protein, with protein sequence MELKYISFPVEYEGESRLVIDDRSLLEWASEKGRIPRQAVAEAIRYGITPLRYLKNFSALSLDEQLKLCESTVFICGCGGLGGHLVNLAARAGIGSIGIADKDIFFPTNLNRQLFCDTGHMSRPKVHVAEERIRCVNPFVDVRVYPQAVDAGNAEEFIEGADVVLDALDDLPARFILADAARRLGIPFVHGAAAGWWGQVCTFLPDSPLRLSSIYGSRTVKDPSEERMGVLGPTPAVIAGLQALEAIRILAGRQPAYAGRLLYFDGETGAMEIVPLESPGPAEGHGPG encoded by the coding sequence ATGGAATTGAAATACATCTCATTTCCCGTGGAATACGAGGGCGAATCGAGGTTGGTGATCGATGACCGCTCCCTGCTCGAATGGGCTTCGGAGAAAGGGCGGATTCCGCGCCAAGCCGTGGCGGAGGCGATTCGATACGGCATCACCCCGTTGCGCTATCTGAAGAACTTCTCCGCGCTGAGCCTCGACGAGCAGCTGAAGCTTTGCGAGAGCACGGTTTTCATCTGCGGCTGCGGGGGACTCGGAGGGCACCTGGTCAACCTGGCGGCGAGGGCCGGGATCGGGTCGATCGGGATTGCGGACAAGGACATTTTTTTCCCGACGAACCTCAACCGGCAGCTGTTTTGCGATACCGGGCACATGTCGCGGCCGAAGGTTCATGTGGCCGAGGAAAGAATACGGTGCGTCAATCCGTTCGTGGATGTAAGGGTCTACCCCCAGGCCGTGGATGCGGGCAACGCGGAAGAGTTCATCGAGGGTGCGGACGTCGTGCTCGATGCGCTGGATGATCTGCCCGCGCGGTTCATCCTGGCCGATGCGGCCCGCCGACTGGGAATTCCTTTCGTGCACGGGGCGGCCGCGGGGTGGTGGGGGCAGGTTTGCACGTTCCTGCCGGATTCGCCGCTGCGACTCTCCAGCATATACGGATCGCGCACGGTAAAGGACCCGTCGGAGGAGCGGATGGGAGTGCTTGGCCCCACTCCCGCGGTGATCGCGGGCCTCCAGGCTTTGGAAGCCATCCGCATTCTTGCGGGCAGGCAACCCGCCTACGCAGGCCGGCTGCTCTATTTTGACGGTGAAACGGGGGCGATGGAAATCGTCCCCCTGGAAAGCCCCGGGCCCGCGGAGGGGCACGGCCCCGGGTAA
- a CDS encoding acyl-CoA synthetase, protein MAKLPDDFLPPRNLWPEYVVPAGFDDTPHELNLADYLLDRHVRDGRGDRPAVKFVDQVITYSELQRLVNRFGSSLRDAGLEARDRVGIRLVNCPEAIISVLAVEKLGAIPVPTSPLWAAEEIAYVANNAMMKFYIVSAPLMGAVENARSRFTSDTRVIVVGGNRDDVRRAGHLSFQGMTEEGSSELAAVMLDGEDIGLILYTSGTTGMPKGCVHFVRQTIIETRVVNRFVYGLTPRDVLGGAAPVSFAAGFGTFTLISFEGGAAVSLLPRFSPQEMMETITKHRITVLTGLPTAYRALLKYPDFKRHDISSVRLFTTGGDSLGAKTLEAWRQLTGKPVWEGMGVTEMLHLVTSNTMNQEPVPDSIGKPLPGVLVRVLNAWGGDCKPGEIGSLMLKGPSGGLYWRPFIENQRLLDAQMKGVVNGWNQMGDAVYRDDDGNIFFVSREDDIIKSSGYRIGPAEIEEAIARHPGVADVGVIGVPHPDKGQVTKAFIALKPGFKGDDDFSEELREFLKDIIAIYKMPRIIEYVPSLPRTPTGKLLRRKLRAMGA, encoded by the coding sequence ATGGCAAAGTTACCCGATGATTTTCTACCGCCCAGGAACCTCTGGCCGGAATACGTCGTCCCCGCGGGATTCGACGACACTCCCCACGAGCTGAACCTGGCCGACTATCTGCTCGACCGGCACGTGCGGGACGGCCGCGGCGACCGCCCGGCAGTCAAGTTCGTGGACCAGGTGATCACCTATTCAGAGCTCCAGCGCCTGGTAAACCGTTTCGGAAGCTCCCTCCGGGATGCCGGCCTGGAAGCCCGGGACCGCGTGGGCATTCGCCTGGTCAATTGTCCGGAAGCCATCATCTCGGTGCTCGCCGTTGAAAAACTGGGCGCGATCCCGGTGCCCACATCCCCGTTGTGGGCCGCCGAGGAAATCGCCTACGTGGCCAACAACGCCATGATGAAGTTCTATATCGTGAGCGCGCCCCTGATGGGAGCCGTGGAAAATGCGCGAAGCCGCTTCACGTCCGACACCCGGGTGATCGTGGTGGGCGGGAACCGCGATGATGTCCGGCGTGCCGGCCACCTTTCATTCCAGGGCATGACGGAGGAAGGTTCCTCCGAGCTCGCCGCGGTGATGTTGGACGGCGAAGACATCGGCCTCATCCTCTACACTTCGGGCACCACCGGGATGCCCAAGGGCTGCGTGCACTTCGTGCGTCAGACCATTATCGAAACCCGGGTCGTCAACCGTTTCGTCTACGGGCTCACGCCGCGCGACGTGCTCGGAGGTGCCGCGCCGGTATCTTTTGCGGCCGGCTTCGGAACCTTCACGCTTATTTCCTTCGAGGGGGGGGCCGCGGTTTCGCTCCTGCCCAGGTTCAGTCCCCAGGAAATGATGGAGACCATCACAAAGCACCGCATCACCGTGCTCACGGGTCTCCCGACGGCCTACCGCGCGCTTCTCAAGTATCCGGACTTCAAACGGCACGACATCAGCTCCGTGCGGCTCTTCACCACTGGAGGCGATTCCCTGGGGGCCAAGACGCTCGAAGCGTGGCGGCAACTCACCGGAAAACCCGTCTGGGAAGGGATGGGCGTTACGGAAATGCTTCACCTGGTCACTTCCAACACCATGAACCAGGAACCGGTGCCCGATTCCATCGGCAAGCCCCTTCCCGGAGTCCTGGTGCGAGTGCTCAACGCCTGGGGCGGCGATTGCAAGCCGGGAGAGATCGGCAGCCTGATGCTCAAGGGCCCCTCCGGGGGATTGTACTGGCGACCTTTCATCGAAAACCAGCGCCTGCTGGACGCCCAGATGAAAGGCGTCGTGAACGGCTGGAACCAAATGGGCGACGCCGTCTACCGGGACGACGACGGGAACATCTTCTTCGTTTCCCGGGAAGACGACATCATCAAGAGCTCGGGTTACCGCATCGGCCCGGCGGAAATCGAGGAAGCCATCGCACGGCATCCGGGCGTGGCGGACGTCGGCGTCATCGGGGTGCCGCACCCCGACAAGGGGCAGGTGACCAAGGCCTTTATCGCGCTCAAGCCCGGCTTCAAGGGAGACGATGACTTCTCCGAAGAATTGCGTGAATTCCTTAAGGATATCATTGCCATATATAAGATGCCCCGGATCATCGAATACGTGCCGAGCCTGCCGCGCACGCCCACCGGCAAGCTGTTGCGCAGGAAGCTTCGCGCCATGGGCGCCTGA
- a CDS encoding four helix bundle suffix domain-containing protein gives MTHEENSSQLIPPHGGYRDLKSYRMAEIVHDATVEFCTRFIDRRSRTLDQMVQAARSGKQNIAEGSVASGTSKKIEIKLVGIARASLEELLLDYQDYLRQHALPLWGKDDPRATQIRSLCYRKDRSYSTYRPYIASPAFPETAANVVICLIHQTNYLLDRQLRVLERSFLLEGGFTERMYHARRQTREKGKNE, from the coding sequence ATGACCCACGAGGAGAATTCCTCTCAGCTCATTCCGCCTCACGGCGGGTACCGGGACTTGAAGTCCTACCGAATGGCGGAAATTGTCCATGACGCCACGGTTGAGTTCTGCACCCGGTTTATCGACCGCCGTTCTCGCACACTGGACCAGATGGTGCAGGCGGCGCGCAGCGGTAAACAAAACATCGCCGAGGGAAGTGTGGCATCGGGCACATCCAAGAAAATCGAGATCAAGTTAGTGGGTATTGCGCGAGCAAGCCTGGAAGAACTGCTGTTGGATTATCAGGACTACCTCCGCCAGCACGCGCTACCCTTGTGGGGCAAGGACGATCCGCGAGCAACGCAGATCCGATCGCTCTGCTACAGGAAAGATAGGTCCTATTCGACCTATAGGCCCTATATCGCCTCTCCAGCCTTTCCTGAAACCGCCGCAAACGTTGTGATCTGCCTGATTCACCAGACAAATTACCTCCTGGACCGGCAATTGCGCGTCCTGGAGCGCAGCTTCCTGCTTGAGGGCGGTTTCACCGAGCGGATGTATCACGCCCGCCGGCAAACGCGTGAAAAGGGCAAAAACGAATGA
- a CDS encoding transposase family protein, which translates to MELNDFYAHLLGLAPPWKVKSVVPRERADEVDVYLDYERTALFPCPGCGLARPACDRSPVQTWRHLDTCGRTTRLHAELPVVDCPEHERQSPGPPWGEAGFPVTFAFERLIAGLAGDIGDMRKTARLFGVEPGRVRRILRRARMAAEIAEAEKTPAAPAGDTGGTEVPPPARQPRQLPLFAQNDLSFMNRGIQAYRAMELDKAVDLFSSHRQTYPNGHDAGSWSAAAKFLLDGMRGAPREPRQRARALCGLWDALEDRMESERAGRSVLAAEVKRAFFWRVIEELDGHRPPGAAASPPSAPPPCTGTEDKSPGGDVPSMTEDSSSGAGGAPPEPARPARMGSPVAAPDVSPARARPLASGAAGASLVLPGGIPVGYVLLHAGRYDEAIRSLQNSIPEMPRNAAVYGYLGDAYRLRGDRKTARQCYLEACLIDPAEIDWRHLQDEDLKELKRELSFDYGSDQELAAAWLPSHARLEGIFEPKVVRVNDGLKEMADDYLEMEKAWAGEKNPRLAAKLFFRGMILCENEDNLRFVKKIDLIQVRRVMKEANPVLFGDFMETIAGKKRSR; encoded by the coding sequence ATGGAACTCAATGATTTTTACGCTCATCTGCTGGGCCTGGCCCCTCCGTGGAAGGTGAAATCGGTCGTACCGAGAGAACGCGCCGATGAGGTGGATGTCTATCTCGACTACGAACGAACGGCCCTCTTTCCCTGTCCCGGGTGTGGCCTGGCGCGTCCCGCGTGTGATCGCTCCCCCGTCCAAACGTGGCGCCACCTGGACACCTGCGGAAGAACAACCCGCCTGCACGCCGAGCTTCCCGTCGTGGATTGTCCCGAACACGAACGACAGAGTCCGGGCCCTCCGTGGGGAGAAGCGGGGTTCCCCGTAACGTTCGCCTTCGAGCGCCTGATCGCCGGGCTGGCCGGAGATATCGGCGATATGAGAAAGACCGCGCGACTATTCGGTGTGGAGCCGGGTCGAGTGCGCCGGATTCTGCGGCGCGCTCGAATGGCGGCGGAGATCGCGGAGGCGGAGAAGACTCCGGCTGCACCGGCCGGCGACACGGGGGGCACGGAGGTCCCGCCTCCCGCGAGGCAGCCGAGGCAACTCCCCCTCTTCGCCCAAAACGACTTGAGCTTCATGAACCGGGGCATCCAGGCGTACCGGGCCATGGAGCTGGACAAGGCCGTCGATCTCTTCAGCAGTCACCGTCAAACCTACCCCAACGGGCACGATGCCGGCTCATGGTCGGCGGCGGCCAAATTCCTGCTCGACGGCATGCGCGGGGCGCCCCGGGAACCGCGTCAACGCGCGCGGGCTCTGTGCGGCCTCTGGGATGCGCTCGAGGACCGCATGGAATCCGAACGCGCGGGACGGTCCGTCCTGGCGGCGGAGGTCAAACGGGCCTTCTTTTGGCGCGTGATCGAGGAGCTCGACGGGCATCGCCCGCCGGGCGCCGCGGCGTCACCGCCATCCGCCCCGCCGCCGTGTACCGGGACCGAGGATAAGTCTCCCGGAGGGGATGTCCCGTCCATGACCGAAGATTCCTCATCGGGCGCGGGAGGCGCACCACCGGAACCCGCGCGTCCTGCCCGAATGGGTTCCCCCGTAGCTGCGCCGGATGTGAGCCCGGCTCGCGCCCGCCCCCTTGCGTCCGGTGCCGCCGGTGCGTCGCTCGTTCTCCCGGGAGGCATTCCCGTCGGATACGTCCTTCTGCACGCGGGACGCTACGACGAGGCGATTCGCAGCCTCCAGAACTCCATCCCCGAAATGCCCCGCAATGCCGCCGTATACGGCTACCTCGGCGATGCGTACAGGCTTCGAGGCGATCGGAAAACCGCCCGGCAGTGCTACCTGGAAGCCTGCCTCATCGACCCCGCGGAGATCGACTGGCGTCACCTGCAGGACGAAGACCTCAAAGAGCTCAAGCGGGAGCTCTCGTTCGATTACGGATCGGACCAGGAACTCGCGGCGGCGTGGCTGCCGAGTCACGCGCGCCTGGAGGGAATCTTCGAGCCCAAAGTGGTCCGCGTCAACGACGGTCTCAAGGAGATGGCGGACGATTACCTCGAAATGGAAAAGGCCTGGGCCGGGGAAAAGAATCCCCGCCTCGCGGCAAAGCTCTTCTTTCGAGGCATGATCCTTTGCGAAAACGAGGATAACCTCAGGTTCGTCAAGAAAATCGACCTGATCCAGGTGCGCCGGGTGATGAAAGAGGCCAACCCGGTCCTTTTCGGCGACTTCATGGAAACGATCGCCGGCAAAAAGCGCTCGCGCTGA